A segment of the Takifugu flavidus isolate HTHZ2018 chromosome 7, ASM371156v2, whole genome shotgun sequence genome:
TGAACATGCAGAAACCTGTTATTCAAACTGCCCAAAGAACAAAATGCGCTGCTTACAAATGAGTTCCTTGCATCGGTTTCAGTAGATGTGTAGGAATTATTCTCTtctgtgctgcatttgggtttGTAAGGACAACTCGCCACCATGCAACAAAAGCTGGCCAGGTTATGTTATATAGTCTGCTCAGTTTGTATAGCTGCACTTCATTTATGAATTCAACATTGTGGAACGGTACTACTAAAGAAGTTACAACCAGGGCCTCCATCCGTCAGCACGATCACTAATTTACCATCTGCAGAGTGAACAAGTTAAAGAGAACAGTGTCGGCTTCAGTGTCTGGCTCTTGCGTCAGCTCACCGAGGTGTTGCTAGTTGTTGTAGTTTAGGATTAACAGAAAGACCCAAATAAAAATGCCTACTTCTCTGCGCAGGTTCTGATTGGACACTATAATCACATTGGGCGGATCTCCGACAGCTGTGGCGGCCCCTCCGATATTGGTGAAGATTACTTCTGCAATCAGGACATGTCTGGGGTCCAGATTAAGCACCTCGCACAACCTGCAAATcagacagagacaaaaaaaaacctttagccTCGATTAAATTGTGACAGGTGGACGgaatataaaaaaaagacattggGGTATGAAAGAAGACCGGAGCTGTTGAGCGGAGATCTGCCCTTTTGACGGGTGAGAGTGAGACATCCTGTTTGTGTCAAACTACACTGTAGGATCAGAAATGACCCTGAGGGAGACAAAAGATCTGGCTTTacaaaatgtttattgttgaaaaggaaaaggaatcTTTGCTGCCGGCTGGTGACATTTTCCTTCCATGGTTAGAATTTATGATATAAGATGAAAAGTCGCAGCAAATACAGGAGAATGAAGACAAATCATTTGAGTACCTGATACCGCTGGAGGATTATGATACAATAACAGCTCCTACCTCATATCCTATGTAAAATATGATGTCATGCATGTCCTTATGCTTCAAAAGATGTGTAAAAGATCTGAAATGATCTTGTAGCCTCCAAGAGGAAGTGTAGTACTCAAAATCATacaaaaaaaatgggaaaaaaaatctgttttgctTTTACATTAGTAGTTCAGGCAGGGAAATGTTCCTGCATGCTGAGAAAGtatatctaaaaataaaaaataccaaGTCCCAAAACACGCCGACTGTGTGAAATCCACCTGACACTAGATTAATTCTTAATTCATTCTGTCCTAAATGACCTGAATACATCCCAGAGACTTGTTAGGAAACTGGAACGTGGTGTAACGGCGAAGTCACACCTAcgctgtgaggagcagagcctGCACTCACAGCTCTGAGCCACttcatccctttcagggtcatgcAGAGGGGGCTGGATCCTCTCCCAGCTGCATACGGGTGAAGGCAGGATGCACTTGAATGAGATGGCAGCTCATCCAAGGCCCGaagtgagcatttgggggttcgggATCTTGCCTAATGGTACCACGGAGGTGCTCTTAAGGCGTCCTGtcacctccccctgctaccagaacatctCCCAAATGTTGTCCGCACCGGGacttgaaccaggaaccctccacttctcagcccccagagaccagctgctgttggaggtGCTACTGTACCTGATTGTGACGGGCGTGAACAGCATCATAGTGGTCACGTTGTCCAGAAACGCAGAGAGGATGGAAGCGATGAGACACAGGATGATGATCATGGGCCACACTCTCCCCCTGGACAGCTGATAAGCCTGCGTTGGAAACATCAGCACGAGAACGGGATTATTTCAGCGTGAGAGCACGGGGCCGGTAACCGTGACGCGGTGTTGCCAAGGGCCACATCTGGCATGTCTGGGATGTGTTCCTGGCGTATCAATAAACAGGGTGTCAGAGGTGACGGGGCGGCGCCGGCGACACGTCACAACATCACAGATGAAAGCACAAAACACGCCACATTGTGAGGTGGAGCCGTGCACGGCGCCCTAAAAGTCCCAGTGTATTATTGTATTATACAGATGTTAATGCTATCACCAAAAGCCAAAGTCCACGTGTGTCACAGCCTCCATTAATGTGAAGTGTCTGAATGATGAAGATTTGGAATTAAAGCTGAGCCTCCCGTAGCCCCTCTATGATGGGACGGATCCTTGACTTTGTGGTGAGGGAACGAAGGTCTCCAGCAACACAGTGTATTAAGTGTTATTTTCCCTTCAATAAAATACTCAAAAAGCAGCTTTAGGACAAAATGAACAGTTTATGGTTCTACTaaaatgctgctgaagaaaCGTGGATTAAGTTTGGAGATCGATATCCAATTTTTGTGCGTTTCTCCCATCTGACACGTCCCGCTAACCCACAATTTTATGCTTTTGGCTGTAATTTCAACACCTATTAGCTGCCAAAACCACCCACAATCTGCTAAATATTCACTGTGTGCTGCttttaaaatgcaatttttaatgtaaaacacaGCCATGTTTAAACTCAGGTTACTttacatgaatatttcatgtaaAGTGTACATGTACATGTACATGTAGTGTAGTTATATCACATCAAATCACAGATTTGACTCCTATTGTCAGCCAAGGAACAGCAGCAAAAAGTGTTTGGACCAATAATTCTCTAGATCTCTTTATCAATTCAGACATCTGACAAACCCCAAGTCTCCTTTTCAGTCCTGAACTGCACTCTGTAAGTCTGGAACACCTGTAttgatttttgcttttgtgcACCAGCATTGTTAATATATCATTTACCTTCACAGCGCAGTAATCAAAGAAGCCCGTCTCGGAAAAAATGGCCACCAGTACCAtctggaagaaaaacaggaccCATTTGAAATCATTTTTCATTAGATAACGAGATTATCTGTCACCCTGATAGCGCTGCTCCACTTTCAGGACTGAGAAATCTCACTCTTTATGCACAATAAAGTATGAGAGGATTATTTTTAACTGCCAGCTGTTATATTCCCTACTGCTCTTCCCTCTGCACAAATGGAGACTAATCTAGAGTCACTACGCAACAGGAAGGATTCCATCGTTTACGCATGTGTTGATTTCACAGATTTTGTGACCGATCCTTGAGGATGTTTGGGAATAATTTTCTAGATCAGGTCTAACCATGCCAAAGAGAAGAGCCAGAGTCTCGTAGTCGATCCATTCCACCACTGTAACCAAACTGGGCCtctgaggaagagagggggagaactGTTTAAGGTTGCAGTTTTTAGACTGTAAAACTGCTCGtgcattgattttctttttttttttttcaaaagaaatatGTGACTTACATCACCAATGATGGCCAGGGCAGATAAAGCCGCCAACGATCCCAGCATGGCAGCCAGAGTGCGATGAACTATCTGAAAATATGaggtttaacacttaaaccacCACTAATGGAGCTAAACATGCATTTCTGGCTGAAATTGCACTAATATGAATTCAGGTTTAAGTGTGATGGGTGTATGTCATCattatttttctgcttcttaAGCATTTGACTGATGCAGGATATTTTGATTCCCAGTAAGAGCATAAAATTGTGTTGTGTCTCATCCCCGTTTTACCCCTAAATAACATGAAGGAATGCATAATCAGATCTCCCTGTGATCTGGAGAGCCACCCCCTCGCTCCCCACCCCCTCTGTTACATCCCATTATTAAAGCCTTATGAGGAGCCAGGCTATCAGGCTCCACCATCACCTGTGTTGGAAATTCAGTCAGTCCGTATTCGCCACACTTGTCCACCACGTCTCTTCActtgcacccccacccccacccccacccccacatccaTCACTTTCGATGAAGATGTTTCTCGTGCACGTTCAGCACATTTCTGACCACGTCAAATCCAGGTCAGCTGACGTTTTTGTCACTATGAGGAGATTTTCCCGCCATGAAGGCTGATTTTGGGgcggtggcagctcagtctgtagggggctGGAGGGCCCCTGGTTCAAGCCCCAATGGGGACAAAACATGTAGAGCattgccgaggtacccttgagcaaggtaccaaccCCAAAAATGCTCCCATTTTTGGATAGGCTGGGATATATTTGCTCCGCATGAAAAGGGATGAAGGAGTCAAAAAAGACGTGAAGGCAATTCTCCCCTCCAGTGCCGACGTCACTGCCCCCCACGGAACCGTCGTCATTCCTGACAGTTCCCCGAGGTGTCCAGCCTAAACGAAGCGCTGCACTGTTACATCTCACAATGCTGCAGACGTTTGGTGACGGGGGAGCGGCAGCAGTCCGTTGGTCGGAGGATTATCAGTATCGTGGCTGCACATTTCTGACATGATTCAGACGTGAAGGACAGGTCGTAGGTCGCGGGTCTGGATCTATATTACTGCTCCCTGGAGGAAGCTTTGTGCTGGAATATGGGTTTTTCTGATGAAGAATCCTGTTGTCGTCTGTTTTCAGTCAGCGATTGCACTCAATTTATATTAATTTTGATCACTATACTCAGCACTGAATTAGATCCTGTCAGTCAGGATAAACAGAGACTCAGACGGCCTGCAGATGAGAAACTCAATATGTCTGCTCCAATAAAGGATAAAGGAAGTGAGAAAGGAACATAAAcacccctttcttcttcctcagtgTCAGAGCGCAGGATGTGTTCTGACTTCTCCGAGCCCAAATGTTGTTAATTGATCTGAGCgaaagtgtgtgtgatgctgattAAACAGAAGTTTAATGGAGAAGAACGAATCCCTGAAAACCAGCGGAGATATTTGCAAATGGAGgcctgacagagctgagataGGTGGCATTTAGCAGATGTCTCAGTAACCACACGGTTGCTCTCCTACTATCTGTTGAGGAGTCACTTTCAATTACAGCCCGAGGAAGCAGGCGCTGGAGGCCATagtgcgccccctgctgcacaAGATAAATATGACGGCATCTAAGCACGTTAAGATTAATGAGAATATTTCGtaataaaatgacattaaagtcatttaattgcatattaacaaaaataaatcacaaatagTGTTGACTGCTGGATAAGTAATGACTTTGATTACAGGCAAATGCTTGACTCATGGCAGAATAGCATATtgcactattattattattaattactactattactactataaTAATAACTAAAAAAATTCTATTTAAGGGTCTTGAACATAGATTCATTGAGACATGACTATTTCATATTCAAACAATTCTCATATCTCTAATTTAAAGACTAAACTGCAAGTACATTTAAATGGTGATAGATTTACTattgttatttcatttttattaaacattttaatgcaCTTTTTGCAGCATGACTTCataatatattttttagatacatgttttatatgtttatatatgcaaaaaaagaccacacaaaTTGTCTGTTTTAACAACTCCAGATGAGCCAAACCTCCCGAAGCTGCATTTGGTCGTCCACTGCCCCGTAAAAACAAAGTATTCATCACCGCGCTCGCTCCCAGCTCCCATCACTGAGAAATGTGCACAGTGACAATGGTGTGTAAAATTCCTATTCTGCTTCCCGCTTAAATTTTTGGATGTAGGAAGAGGATAACATGACTTGATCTTCAGCTGCTTTGAGGGTAGAGTACAGTAGTAACTACGGTATTATTATACTCAGCTCAGCGCCACGGTGACGCCTTCTCTCGCAGCTGTGGACGTTTATCCAGCTGTCTGCACCCTCAGCGTGCTTCACTTAATCACCAGAGGTGCAGAAATACAAGAGCTCCCTTATCAACAGTTATTTACtaggaggcagcagagagggaacaggaagCGTCCTCAACAGCAGAACGGCGATGCAATTTACCTCAAAGATGATGAGAACATAAACGCCAGCCAGAATGACTCCTGCGATGGCCACCTGTGTCTCCACGTTGACATAGAGGGACTGGTGGGTCATGGAGAGCGGCACCACCTCATTATCCTGAAGGAAAGTCTGAactgtgatggtgatggggtCACTgggagcaaaaacacacagattatttattattattaataatgatGCCAATACTTCTAAAAGATACAGTCAGAGATACATAAACTAAAGTGTTTACAGGGGTTTAAAGGAACCTGTTAATATTCTATGTCTTTAGATTTTAAAGGAATCATCTAAACAAGCTCAGTCTCCACCTTTTTTGGTGCTAAAATTGGTCAGAAATGTCAGACAGAACTCAAATATTCATTCCTTTAGAGCTGGAATCACCTCAAGGTTTAGTCAATTGTCTGTATTTAACTTCATATTTTGATATATAAATCAAAAAATGATGATATAAACACGTTAAAATGGAGACAGTTCTGAGTACCTGCTGACCATCTCAAATGTTCTCGTCACAAGTATCTGCTCACTCCGTTGTGCATGCAGAGGAATGGTCCAGTTGTGGATCACCTGTTTAAGCCAGACGATCAGTGAGTTCACCTGTCACGTCTCTGTAACTCCCACTAAACGCAGCGGTTGATCCCCTCACCTGCTgagctctcctcctccgctgGCCCGGAGGCTCCGTCTGTTCCACCTGGATCAGGATGTACTCCTGGGAGTTGATGTCAATCATGCCCCCAGCGAAAGGCCCGCccacctgcagcttcagcagagcGTTGTCACCAAAGTCTGTCAGGTTCATCGCTGCGAAACGGTGGAGGGTCAAGAGAAAACCCGAGACCCTCGTTGGGTGGAAGTCAttgtgatggaggatgaaggataCAGAAAGCGTCCGTGGAGGAGACAGCCAGCATCCTCCAGGGGTTGTCTCGGTCTGGATACATGCTGAAGAAGAGCTGAAACACAGTCCTGCTCATTGTTAACTCattctgtctttgtgtgtctcctTCATATTTGCTGCATATTACATTGCTACATAGTAGCAAAAtgctcattctactagcaaagccAGTagcaaaatgtcattttaaaggcCTGTTTGAGCGTTAAGACATGGTTTAAAGTTAGTTAGTTtgggtggttagggttggggaagGGACCTGGCTAATGCTTTATGTGTATGGAGGTCTCCAAAAAGTAGAAACAGGAGGCTGTGTGAGGCGGGATTtgagtgtgtgcgtgatttATTTAGCTCCACACGTGAATATCAGTTCAAAACAAGTTTAGTTGGGATTACATATGAAGGacagactttaaaaaaacacttgtgCAAGTACGATGTGTGTTTAGATGTGTATTTTATGTGAGATCTTCACTGGAGGAATAAAACCCAGGTGAAAAGGAGTGGAGAAGACATGACATCAGGGACTTTTAGTTTGCTGATAGTATCAGGTCTACTCACACTGCAGAGAACCACGATGGTGAACATCGTTGCGACTCTGGAGATCGTCATGCAGCATCTGGGAAGCAGGCGAAAAAAATGTGATCGTATGTAGTCGTATCAGTGATTCGTGTCCACTCGTTTGAATTGTAATGGACGACTAAACAGCCGAAACTGTCTGGGGGCTGGCTGAGGACTCTCACTTGATGTTACTGGTGAGTCTGAAGTTCTCCAGAGGATCGTTCTTATCTGAGGAGCTGCAGTGGGACAGGGACAAGCTGTTGACCTCGCTGCCCAGCCGAAACCTCCTCTCCTGGTCCAGGGAGCCGTTGCCCAAGTGCTCTTCCCCTCTGGCAAAGCTGCGCTCGTGTATGGTCATGTAGGTTaggctggaggaagaaaaagcaaTAAACAAGAGTGAAGAATAATGGACCCAGGACATGACCTTGTGGGACACCCTTAACCATTGCAATAGTCTGAGGAAGAACCCACAAGTTGCAAACTGTCCAGCTGTGTTGAATTTCTTTGACAAATCAATAAAGAGGGACGGACAGAAGTGAGTCAGTTCGACAGCTTTATTTGTAACATctgtggttgtcatggcaatagTAGCATTAAAACCTGAATCTGAGACAGAAGTGGTGACACGGTAGATTGCACCGTTGCCAGAACAGCCTGTTTAGAGCTCTGTCTGTACTAGGTCACCTCCTTCTCTGAAGGGGTGGTAAGGGCAGAGTTTCAGCACGAAGGGATTTCGTTACACGCTAAagtatgttttaaaaatgtgacgctttcctccagccatcatctccgcTGCCGGCTTTTGGAAGAGACAAATTCTGTGAGGTTTTCTAAGACATAGTTGTGTTGGAGCCCTCATGAGCCTCGTTGTTCTAAAGTTAAAAGGATGGGCGTTACCAATTGTTCTTTCAGGAGTTAGCTATCATTTGTTAATATTCAAAGAATTTTTTTCCCGCAAAAAACTATGGAAATCGAATGATTATCAAAATAGCCTAGCATTTCTCCTCCGTCCCTCGGAGATCATAGTATAAAAGCCATTTCATCAAATTTGTGCAGCAAATCAATTAGCAAAACTTGTTAGCAAATCCAAATGTTCCAGACTTTGGGATCTGAATGCAGTATCGTTGACAACAAATAGAAATATAAGAGCAAATGCGATAATAACTCACTGTCATTTCCCTCCTCTGCAACAGCAGGGACTAAATCACGCATCTGATGTGGCGAACACCTGGAGAGGGTTTGCTCACCTGTCGTCCTGAGAGAATCTCAGCAGAGGTGACCTCTCTGTGATGGAGGCTGAACTGTTTTTCCCCCGGAGAATATTCACCACGCTGAAACTGTgcctgagaggaagaggagagccaAAGAAGAGCATCAATCAGTGCTTAGAGAGAAGCTGAACCTTGACTTCATTAGAGCAGCTCTCAGCTGTCAGTCGGCTGCGGCCTACTGAAGACTAGAACCTGCGGGTGTGGGAAAGGTGGGCGAGCAGCTGGCGTCTTCTGCCCCGAGGAGATCATTAAATCATCTGCTTTCTCCCCGCCTGACGCTCCCGCAGGAAGCTGCCCCCAGAGTGTCACGTTTAAAATgctcaacacaacacacacaagcacgacTGCAGCGCTGTTCCTGTCCGGCGCTGTTCCTTCCTCTGGACGA
Coding sequences within it:
- the oca2 gene encoding P protein isoform X1, giving the protein MYLENKSNLEMEMSQTSAQSHQGRNSLRSPEAVAGNFGELRLLQDISESRDTQKLQQSAGLPAGQCVIHAEALVPVRQEDGHSFSVVNILRGKNSSASITERSPLLRFSQDDSLTYMTIHERSFARGEEHLGNGSLDQERRFRLGSEVNSLSLSHCSSSDKNDPLENFRLTSNIKCCMTISRVATMFTIVVLCSLFFSMYPDRDNPWRMLAVSSTDAFSMNLTDFGDNALLKLQVGGPFAGGMIDINSQEYILIQVEQTEPPGQRRRRAQQVIHNWTIPLHAQRSEQILVTRTFEMVSSDPITITVQTFLQDNEVVPLSMTHQSLYVNVETQVAIAGVILAGVYVLIIFEIVHRTLAAMLGSLAALSALAIIGDRPSLVTVVEWIDYETLALLFGMMVLVAIFSETGFFDYCAVKAYQLSRGRVWPMIIILCLIASILSAFLDNVTTMMLFTPVTIRLCEVLNLDPRHVLIAEVIFTNIGGAATAVGDPPNVIIVSNQNLRREGIDFASFTGYMFLGICLVLFTSFPFLRMLYWNKKLYNKESIEIVELKHEILVWRQTAQRINPASREETAVKCLLMQKVLNLENLLRKMMKTFQRQISQEDKNWEQNIQELQKKHRISDKALLVKCVSVLGVVIFMFFVNSFVPSIHLDLGWIAILGALWLLVLADLQDFEIILHRVEWATLLFFAALFVLMEALAQLQLIDYIGEQTALLIKSVPEDQRLAIAIILVMWISALASSLIDNIPFTATMIPVLINLSQDADVNLPVKPLIFALAMGACLGGNGTLIGASANVVCAGIAEQHGYGFSFMEFFRLGFPMMIMTCMIGMCYLLATQVGLGWNM
- the oca2 gene encoding P protein isoform X2; its protein translation is MTIHERSFARGEEHLGNGSLDQERRFRLGSEVNSLSLSHCSSSDKNDPLENFRLTSNIKCCMTISRVATMFTIVVLCSLFFSMYPDRDNPWRMLAVSSTDAFSMNLTDFGDNALLKLQVGGPFAGGMIDINSQEYILIQVEQTEPPGQRRRRAQQVIHNWTIPLHAQRSEQILVTRTFEMVSSDPITITVQTFLQDNEVVPLSMTHQSLYVNVETQVAIAGVILAGVYVLIIFEIVHRTLAAMLGSLAALSALAIIGDRPSLVTVVEWIDYETLALLFGMMVLVAIFSETGFFDYCAVKAYQLSRGRVWPMIIILCLIASILSAFLDNVTTMMLFTPVTIRLCEVLNLDPRHVLIAEVIFTNIGGAATAVGDPPNVIIVSNQNLRREGIDFASFTGYMFLGICLVLFTSFPFLRMLYWNKKLYNKESIEIVELKHEILVWRQTAQRINPASREETAVKCLLMQKVLNLENLLRKMMKTFQRQISQEDKNWEQNIQELQKKHRISDKALLVKCVSVLGVVIFMFFVNSFVPSIHLDLGWIAILGALWLLVLADLQDFEIILHRVEWATLLFFAALFVLMEALAQLQLIDYIGEQTALLIKSVPEDQRLAIAIILVMWISALASSLIDNIPFTATMIPVLINLSQDADVNLPVKPLIFALAMGACLGGNGTLIGASANVVCAGIAEQHGYGFSFMEFFRLGFPMMIMTCMIGMCYLLATQVGLGWNM